In Vulpes lagopus strain Blue_001 chromosome 1, ASM1834538v1, whole genome shotgun sequence, a genomic segment contains:
- the BATF3 gene encoding basic leucine zipper transcriptional factor ATF-like 3, with product MSQVLPAAGSVLQRSVAAPGNQPQPQSPEDDDRKVRRREKNRVAAQRSRKKQTQKADKLHEEYECLEQENTVLRREIGKLTEELKHLSEALKEHEKTCPLLLCPMNFLPVPRPDPVAGCLPR from the exons ATGTCGCAAGTGCTCCCGGCGGCCGGCAGCGTCCTGCAGAGGAGCGTCGCGGCGCCCGGGAACCAGCCGCAGCCGCAG AGTCCTGAGGATGATGATCGGAAGGTCcgaaggagagaaaaaaaccgAGTTGCTGCTCAGAGAAGTCGGAAGAAGCAGACCCAGAAGGCTGACAAACTCCACGAG GAGTATGAGTGCCTGGAGCAAGAGAACACCGTGCTGCGGAGAGAGATTGGGAAGCTGACGGAGGAGCTGAAGCACCTGAGCGAGGCGCTGAAGGAGCACGAGAAGACGTGCCCACTGCTGCTGTGCCCCATGAACTTTTTGCCGGTGCCACGGCCGGACCCTGTGGCCGGCTGCCTGCCCCGGTGA